From the genome of Triticum aestivum cultivar Chinese Spring chromosome 3B, IWGSC CS RefSeq v2.1, whole genome shotgun sequence, one region includes:
- the LOC123072156 gene encoding putative disease resistance protein RGA4, producing the protein MATVLEGLVSSSLGKLGQLVEDEVVMTLCVGRDIRKLQHNLETFRAVRQDAEALAMRDEGTKLWWKRVSDVMFNVDDVVDLFMAHSYTRPRSPPCCSMFSCFPKLLLDHRVATRIKDINTELEEIRGTTEMYTPGRPASPPPEITIVDTRQTVRIVEPGVVGTAITRYADSMVQAIVSRCQNNEPSVFGIEGMGGIGKTTLAQKIYWEQSIRKEFQIHIWLCISETYTITDLLKQAIRMAGGKCDQLETDTELLLGLKDTIQGKSVFLVLDNVFLPDVWISRLRLAFMGALKVGVLVTTRSHEVLLAMNTAYIQPVHRMSEADGLMLLMKNSFQHPDGKFRELGLAIVRKCDGLPLAIKAVAGALSSRKTEEEWKKIRDCQWSIDGLPAGVAGALYVSYRNLPHELKQCFLWCALLPPSFDIWRDAVAYWWVAEGFVRKEDGCSIHQTAERYYYELIRRNLLQPKPETVDQAVSTIHDVLRSLGQHLTKDHSLFMNVKKDYSTFMNVENSRALPNLRRLGISSAVEELPALEEHRCLRTLLLFDNKNFKSIRSDTFRKLQHVRVLVLRGTSIQNIPESLGDLVLLKLLDLSYTEINKLPRSIGKLISLEYLCLLGCRELHSLPAGLMGLPNISFLELDQVALHHVPKGIANFQHLYSLRGVFESETGFRLDELRDLHNVRRLWVDKLEKATPRGELVLKNSRNLRELGLQCTSTRYDADELERIQRVYDTLVPSTSLAYLFLVGFPGSAFPEWLLTEPELNMPNLCLMHLNECIPCSVLPPAGQMPELLELKIQGADEVVSIGTELLGKGVASAAAFFPKLELLLIIRMRNLEKWSLNTRDVCDGNHQQFSLMPCLQRLLLLDCPKLTALPPDLSKIVNLKRIHIEGAHELKEVVNLPAVVWLKLKDNRSLMKISNLGKLQDLLVQDCPALDLAESLCSLERLYMIDCPHAQEFRNGLSGEGVLVHIATHGHNIFPGETLYN; encoded by the coding sequence ATGGCGACCGTTTTGGAGGGTCTTGTTTCGAGCTCGTTGGGCAAGTTGGGACAGCTGGTGGAGGATGAGGTCGTGATGACATTATGTGTGGGAAGGGATATCAGGAAGCTCCAGCACAATCTGGAAACCTTCAGGGCAGTTCGTCAGGATGCGGAGGCTTTGGCCATGAGAGATGAAGGGACCAAATTATGGTGGAAGCGCGTCAGTGATGTTATGTTCAATGTTGATGATGTCGTAGATCTTTTTATGGCTCATTCATATACCCGACCAAGATCGCCGCCATGCTGCTCCATGTTTTCTTGTTTTCCAAAGCTTTTGCTTGACCACAGAGTAGCTACAAGGATCAAGGACATAAACACGGAGCTTGAGGAGATTAGAGGGACAACAGAGATGTATACCCCGGGGAGACCCGCATCTCCACCGCCCGAGATAACAATTGTGGATACAAGACAGACAGTTCGTATAGTTGAACCAGGGGTTGTTGGAACAGCTATCACACGTTATGCTGATTCCATGGTACAAGCTATTGTCAGTAGGTGCCAGAATAATGAGCCAAGTGTTTTTGGCATTGAAGGGATGGGAGGCATCGGCAAGACAACACTAGCTCAGAAGATATACTGGGAGCAGAGCATACGGAAGGAATTCCAGATTCATATATGGCTGTGCATTTCTGAGACCTACACCATAACTGATTTGCTGAAGCAGGCAATAAGAATGGCTGGAGGGAAGTGTGATCAGCTAGAGACCGACACTGAGCTTCTGCTTGGCCTAAAAGACACAATCCAAGGAAAGAGTGTTTTTCTTGTATTGGATAATGTGTTTCTGCCTGATGTCTGGATCAGTCGTCTTCGGTTAGCCTTTATGGGAGCCTTGAAAGTCGGCGTCCTTGTCACCACAAGAAGCCATGAAGTTTTGCTGGCAATGAACACAGCATATATTCAGCCGGTACACAGAATGAGTGAGGCTGATGGCCTGATGCTGCTTATGAAGAATTCATTCCAACATCCTGATGGTAAATTCCGGGAGCTGGGGCTTGCAATTGTGAGAAAGTGTGATGGCCTTCCTCTTGCCATCAAGGCCGTTGCAGGCGCTCTGTCTAGCAGAAAAACAGAGGAGGAGTGGAAGAAGATCCGAGATTGCCAATGGTCTATTGATGGACTCCCCGCTGGAGTAGCCGGGGCACTGTATGTAAGTTACAGAAACCTGCCCCATGAACTGAAGCAGTGCTTCCTCTGGTGTGCTCTGTTGCCTCCGAGCTTTGACATATGGCGTGACGCTGTTGCTTACTGGTGGGTTGCCGAGGGTTTTGTGAGGAAAGAAGATGGGTGCTCAATACATCAGACCGCTGAAAGGTACTACTATGAGCTAATTAGGAGGAACCTTTTGCAGCCAAAACCGGAGACCGTGGACCAGGCTGTGTCAACGATTCATGATGTACTGAGGTCGCTTGGACAACATCTGACAAAGGATCACTCCTTGTTCATGAATGTGAAGAAAGATTACTCCACGTTCATGAATGTGGAAAATAGCAGAGCCCTGCCAAATTTACGCCGCCTAGGGATCAGCAGCGCTGTAGAAGAACTACCAGCTCTAGAAGAGCACAGGTGCTTGAGGACACTCCTGCTTTTCGATAACAAGAACTTCAAGTCGATTCGCAGCGACACTTTCAGAAAGCTCCAGCATGTCCGTGTCTTGGTTCTCCGTGGAACAAGCATCCAGAACATACCAGAGTCATTGGGGGACTTGGTGCTGCTCAAGCTGCTAGACCTGAGCTATACGGAAATTAACAAACTTCCAAGGTCCATAGGTAAGCTCATAAGCCTTGAGTACCTCTGTTTGCTTGGTTGCCGTGAGTTGCATAGCCTGCCGGCTGGTCTGATGGGACTACCAAACATAAGTTTCCTTGAGCTAGACCAGGTTGCACTTCATCATGTTCCCAAAGGGATTGCAAATTTTCAGCATCTCTACAGCCTCAGAGGAGTTTTTGAGAGCGAGACTGGGTTCAGATTGGATGAACTGCGAGACCTCCACAATGTCCGGCGTCTGTGGGTTGATAAGCTTGAGAAAGCTACACCAAGGGGTGAGCTTGTGCTGAAGAACAGTCGTAATCTTAGAGAACTGGGACTCCAATGCACCAGTACTCGCTACGATGCTGATGAGCTCGAGAGGATCCAGCGAGTCTATGACACACTTGTTCCATCAACAAGCCTAGCATATCTTTTTCTTGTCGGATTCCCGGGCTCAGCGTTCCCAGAATGGTTGCTTACCGAACCAGAGCTTAATATGCCAAATTTATGCCTAATGCACCTCAATGAGTGCATACCATGCTCAGTGCTGCCACCAGCAGGTCAGATGCCAGAGCTGCTAGAGCTTAAGATTCAAGGCGCAGATGAAGTTGTCTCTATTGGCACAGAGCTCTTGGGGAAAGGTGTCGCCAGTGCTGCCGCCTTCTTCCCAAAGCTTGAACTTCTCCTAATCATTCGCATGCGCAATTTGGAGAAATGGTCCCTCAACACAAGAGATGTGTGCGATGGCAACCATCAACAGTTCTCTCTGATGCCTTGCCTTCAACGGCTGCTGCTTCTTGATTGTCCAAAACTGACGGCTCTTCCTCCGGACTTGTCCAAGATTGTCAACCTCAAGAGAATCCACATTGAAGGTGCTCATGAGCTGAAAGAAGTTGTCAACCTTCCTGCAGTTGTGTGGCTCAAGCTCAAGGACAACAGAAGTCTGATGAAGATCTCCAATCTCGGTAAGCTGCAGGACCTGTTAGTGCAGGATTGCCCAGCACTGGACCTGGCAGAGAGCCTTTGCTCGCTGGAACGCCTGTACATGATAGACTGCCCGCATGCCCAAGAGTTCAGGAATGGTCTTTCAGGAGAAGGCGTCCTAGTCCATATTGCAACACATGGCCACAATATCTTCCCGGGTGAAACTCTCTATAATTAG